The proteins below come from a single Ruegeria sp. THAF33 genomic window:
- a CDS encoding SLC13 family permease, with the protein MNFLSLTDTGSAVLALVIVAGMFIMFLREVYPTEVVAIGGVSLMLVTGILPYQNALAVLSNPAPWTIAAMFIIMGALVRTGALDSFTSTAQKQAQVNPRIAIALLMGFVVLASAVVSNTPVVVVMIPVFVQIARTLNVPASKLLIPLSYAAILGGTLTLIGTSTNLLVDGVARAQGMKPFTIFEVTPLGIALVIYGMIYLRFIAPKLLPERDSMASLLSDRSKMKFFTEAVIPPDSNLIGREVTGVQLFKRPGVRLIDVLRGDESLRRNLKGVELRVGDRVVLRTEMTELLSLQSNKELKRVDQVSAVETKTVEVLITPGCRMVGRTLGMMRLRRRYGVYVLAVHRRNQNIGRQLDDLVVRVGDTLLLEGAPADIQRLAAEMDMVDVTQPSARAFRRSHAPIAIGALVGIVALAALGIAPILLLSIVACAVVLLTRCIDADEAFSFVEGRLLALIFAMLGIGAALDSSGAVSLIVEAVAPGLSVLPPFLIIWAIYLLTSVLTELVSNNAVAVVVTPIAIGLAQAVGIDPRPLVVAVMVAASASFATPIGYQTNMMVYGPGGYRFTDFMKVGVPLNLTVGLLASLLIPLIWPL; encoded by the coding sequence ATGAATTTCCTTTCACTGACAGACACAGGAAGCGCGGTTCTGGCGCTGGTCATCGTTGCGGGCATGTTCATCATGTTCCTGCGCGAGGTTTATCCGACCGAGGTCGTGGCCATTGGCGGTGTCTCACTGATGCTTGTAACCGGCATTCTGCCCTATCAAAACGCGCTTGCAGTTCTGTCCAACCCGGCACCCTGGACGATTGCCGCGATGTTCATCATCATGGGTGCTTTGGTGCGGACCGGAGCCCTGGATTCGTTCACCTCGACCGCGCAAAAGCAGGCTCAGGTGAATCCGCGTATCGCCATCGCATTGCTCATGGGGTTTGTCGTGCTGGCCTCGGCGGTGGTTTCGAATACGCCAGTGGTCGTGGTGATGATACCGGTCTTTGTGCAAATCGCCCGCACCCTGAATGTTCCCGCGTCCAAATTGCTGATTCCGCTGAGTTATGCGGCTATTCTGGGCGGCACGCTGACATTGATCGGCACGTCTACCAACCTGCTGGTCGATGGTGTGGCCCGCGCGCAGGGGATGAAACCCTTTACGATTTTCGAAGTCACGCCGCTGGGGATCGCGCTGGTGATCTACGGCATGATCTATTTGCGGTTCATCGCGCCCAAACTGTTGCCCGAGCGGGACAGCATGGCGTCGCTGCTCAGTGATCGGTCCAAGATGAAGTTCTTTACCGAGGCCGTCATTCCGCCGGACAGCAACCTGATCGGGCGCGAAGTGACAGGAGTTCAACTGTTCAAGCGGCCGGGTGTACGCTTGATCGATGTTCTCCGAGGGGATGAATCCCTGCGGCGAAACCTCAAGGGCGTCGAACTGCGGGTCGGCGACCGTGTCGTGTTGCGAACCGAGATGACCGAGTTGTTGAGCTTGCAAAGCAACAAGGAACTCAAGCGCGTGGACCAGGTGTCTGCCGTTGAAACCAAGACGGTTGAGGTGCTGATCACGCCCGGTTGCCGGATGGTGGGGCGGACCCTTGGAATGATGCGGCTTCGGCGTCGTTATGGCGTTTACGTGCTGGCGGTGCACCGTCGCAACCAGAATATCGGCCGTCAACTGGATGACTTGGTGGTTAGGGTTGGGGATACGCTGCTTTTGGAAGGTGCCCCGGCGGATATCCAGCGGCTGGCGGCGGAAATGGACATGGTGGACGTCACCCAGCCGTCGGCTCGTGCCTTCCGTCGAAGCCATGCACCGATTGCGATTGGGGCTCTTGTAGGGATTGTTGCCCTTGCCGCGCTGGGCATTGCGCCCATCCTGTTGTTGTCGATTGTGGCCTGCGCCGTGGTTCTGCTGACCCGCTGTATCGATGCGGATGAGGCATTTTCTTTTGTGGAAGGTCGCCTGTTGGCATTGATCTTCGCGATGCTGGGCATAGGGGCCGCGCTGGACAGCTCGGGCGCGGTTTCTCTGATCGTCGAGGCCGTTGCGCCGGGGCTCAGTGTCTTGCCGCCATTCCTCATTATCTGGGCGATTTACCTGCTGACCTCGGTGCTGACCGAACTGGTTTCCAACAACGCCGTGGCGGTTGTGGTCACCCCGATCGCCATCGGTCTGGCTCAGGCGGTCGGAATAGATCCGCGCCCACTGGTCGTCGCGGTCATGGTGGCGGCTTCGGCATCTTTTGCTACTCCGATCGGATACCAGACGAACATGATGGTCTATGGCCCCGGGGGCTACAGGTTCACCGACTTCATGAAGGTCGGTGTGCCGCTGAACCT
- a CDS encoding TIGR00282 family metallophosphoesterase, with translation MRILFLGDVMGRAGRAAVQQHLPRLRDEWRLDFVVVNGENASNGMGLSGDHARLLLDAGADCLTLGDHAFDQKDMLQFIEKEQRIVRPVNFAKGAPGRGHRLFTAPGGRKVLVVQVLGQVFMKRPFDDPFSAIEPILKSHPRGGQAQAIIVDMHCEATSEKMAMGHYCDKRASLVVGTHTHVPTADSQILPGGTAYLTDAGMCGDYDSVIGMDKQEPMRRFITGMPKARFTPANGEATLSGVFVETDDRDGQAKTVRMVRVAGRLEQAGPE, from the coding sequence ATGAGGATTCTGTTTCTTGGTGATGTCATGGGGCGCGCGGGCCGCGCGGCCGTTCAGCAGCATTTGCCGCGCCTGCGCGACGAATGGCGGCTGGATTTTGTCGTGGTCAATGGCGAAAACGCGTCGAACGGCATGGGGCTGAGCGGAGATCACGCCAGGCTGTTGCTCGACGCCGGAGCGGATTGCCTGACGCTGGGCGATCATGCGTTCGACCAGAAAGACATGCTGCAATTCATCGAGAAGGAACAGCGCATCGTACGACCCGTGAACTTCGCCAAGGGCGCGCCGGGGCGGGGTCATCGGCTGTTCACGGCCCCGGGGGGGCGCAAGGTTCTGGTGGTTCAGGTGCTGGGTCAGGTCTTTATGAAACGCCCGTTCGACGATCCGTTCTCGGCTATCGAACCGATCCTGAAATCCCATCCCAGAGGCGGACAGGCGCAGGCGATCATCGTGGACATGCATTGCGAGGCGACGTCCGAGAAGATGGCGATGGGGCACTACTGCGACAAACGTGCAAGCCTTGTGGTGGGAACGCATACCCATGTCCCGACGGCTGATTCCCAGATTCTGCCGGGTGGCACCGCTTATTTGACCGATGCCGGCATGTGCGGAGATTACGATTCGGTCATCGGCATGGACAAGCAGGAGCCCATGCGACGGTTCATCACCGGCATGCCCAAGGCGCGCTTTACCCCAGCAAACGGCGAAGCCACACTGAGCGGCGTGTTCGTGGAAACCGACGATCGTGACGGACAGGCCAAAACCGTGCGTATGGTGCGCGTCGCAGGGCGTCTGGAACAAGCCGGGCCCGAGTAA
- a CDS encoding DUF333 domain-containing protein, which translates to MKSSIVLTGCLLAATAAAAEGTKTSMPNPAATFCIENDGTYQLRKNEDGSVYGVCILKDGTEVDAWDYLRSHFEQ; encoded by the coding sequence GTGAAGTCGTCAATTGTTCTGACCGGCTGCCTTTTGGCTGCAACTGCTGCCGCTGCCGAAGGCACCAAGACATCCATGCCCAACCCCGCCGCGACCTTTTGCATTGAAAACGACGGGACCTACCAGCTTCGTAAAAACGAAGACGGCAGTGTCTATGGCGTCTGCATCCTGAAGGACGGCACCGAGGTGGATGCCTGGGACTATTTGCGCAGCCATTTCGAACAGTAG
- a CDS encoding 5-formyltetrahydrofolate cyclo-ligase → MTDLTEIKAAARKAAFARRKAAFDARLPGAAGRLSEVLAGHRGVPLSGYMPIRTEIDPVPAMAEASAYGPVGVPVIQAAGQPLKFSRWTPDGVLKDGPFGAKVPQVDDYFDPEILIVPLVAFDANGGRLGYGGGFYDRTLEGLRAKRPTLAIGFAFDAQEAADLPLEPTDQPLDMVVTESRVLTF, encoded by the coding sequence GTGACCGATCTGACTGAAATCAAAGCCGCAGCGCGCAAAGCGGCCTTTGCCCGCCGCAAGGCCGCGTTTGATGCCCGCCTGCCGGGTGCAGCCGGGCGCTTGTCCGAGGTTCTGGCAGGACATCGCGGCGTGCCCCTGTCAGGATACATGCCGATCCGGACCGAGATCGACCCGGTGCCCGCGATGGCCGAAGCATCGGCTTATGGCCCGGTGGGTGTGCCTGTCATCCAGGCAGCCGGTCAGCCGCTGAAGTTCTCTCGCTGGACGCCGGACGGTGTGCTCAAGGATGGCCCGTTCGGTGCAAAAGTGCCCCAGGTGGATGACTATTTCGACCCCGAAATTCTGATCGTTCCACTGGTCGCCTTCGACGCAAATGGTGGCCGCCTGGGGTATGGCGGCGGGTTTTATGACCGAACGCTGGAAGGCTTGCGCGCCAAACGCCCGACGCTTGCCATCGGGTTTGCTTTTGATGCGCAAGAGGCTGCGGACCTGCCGCTCGAGCCAACCGACCAACCGCTGGACATGGTTGTCACGGAAAGCCGCGTGCTGACCTTCTAG
- the mgtE gene encoding magnesium transporter: protein MTTGKDEAGHDQPRDEDAYALDPKAVAAILYAVDIDDRDKLVELMEPLHSADIADLLEQINPFDRARLIRLYDKEFDGDILSELDESVREEVISVLNPDVLAEAVREMESDDVVDLLEDLEEPQQETILDALEDSERIAAEQALSYPENSAGRLMQREVVMAPEHWSVGQAIDFMRANDDLPEQFYHVVLVDPRLKPVAQVTLGKLMAARREVPLIDLAEEEFHIIPVDQDEEDVAYAFNQYHLISAPVVDADGRLVGVITIDDAMVVLDEEHEEDILRLAGVGDESSLSDSVAATSRRRLPWLAVNLCTAICASLVISQFEAAIDQLVALAILMPIVASMGGNAGTQSLTVAVRALATRDLTNSNVMRVIRRELLVGMLNGLCFAIVLGTVGMLWFDSPLLGVVIGAALVVNMIIAGFAGTVVPVLLDRLGIDPALASGTFVTTTTDVMGFFIFLGLASVVLL, encoded by the coding sequence ATGACGACGGGCAAAGACGAAGCCGGACACGATCAGCCCCGGGATGAAGACGCCTATGCGTTGGACCCCAAGGCAGTTGCGGCGATCCTGTACGCGGTGGATATAGACGACCGCGACAAGCTGGTTGAGTTGATGGAGCCGCTGCACTCGGCCGACATTGCAGACCTTCTTGAACAGATCAATCCGTTTGACCGGGCGCGCCTGATCCGCCTGTACGACAAAGAGTTCGACGGCGACATCCTGTCTGAACTGGATGAATCGGTTCGTGAAGAGGTGATCTCGGTTCTGAACCCGGATGTTCTGGCCGAAGCCGTGCGCGAGATGGAAAGCGACGATGTCGTTGACCTGCTGGAAGACCTTGAGGAACCGCAGCAGGAAACCATTCTGGACGCATTGGAGGATTCCGAAAGGATCGCAGCCGAGCAGGCACTGTCCTACCCCGAGAACTCGGCCGGTCGTCTCATGCAGCGGGAAGTCGTCATGGCGCCCGAACATTGGAGCGTTGGGCAAGCCATCGACTTCATGCGCGCCAATGATGATTTGCCCGAACAGTTCTATCACGTCGTTCTGGTCGATCCGCGCCTGAAACCGGTTGCTCAGGTGACGTTGGGCAAGCTTATGGCGGCGCGGCGTGAAGTGCCGCTGATTGATCTGGCAGAAGAAGAGTTTCACATCATCCCCGTCGATCAGGATGAGGAAGACGTGGCTTATGCCTTCAACCAGTATCACCTGATCTCGGCCCCGGTGGTGGATGCGGATGGCCGTTTGGTCGGTGTCATCACCATTGACGACGCGATGGTCGTTCTGGATGAAGAACACGAAGAGGACATCCTGCGTCTTGCCGGCGTAGGCGACGAAAGCTCGTTGTCCGACAGTGTGGCGGCAACCAGCCGGCGAAGGTTGCCCTGGTTGGCTGTGAACCTGTGCACGGCGATCTGTGCTTCTTTGGTGATTTCGCAATTCGAGGCGGCGATTGATCAACTGGTCGCGCTGGCCATCCTGATGCCGATCGTTGCGTCAATGGGGGGCAATGCGGGAACACAATCGCTCACCGTGGCGGTGCGTGCGCTGGCGACGCGCGACCTGACAAATTCAAACGTGATGCGTGTTATCAGGCGGGAACTGCTGGTGGGGATGTTGAACGGGCTCTGTTTTGCCATCGTGTTGGGGACCGTGGGGATGCTGTGGTTCGATTCCCCGCTGCTGGGTGTCGTGATCGGGGCGGCCTTGGTCGTGAATATGATCATCGCCGGGTTCGCAGGTACGGTAGTACCTGTCTTGCTGGACCGCTTGGGCATCGACCCTGCGCTGGCATCGGGAACCTTTGTGACAACCACGACGGATGTCATGGGTTTCTTCATATTTCTTGGGCTTGCCAGCGTGGTGCTACTGTGA
- the guaD gene encoding guanine deaminase, with protein sequence MAQKTLLKGRVLSFTGSPFDGEPTEATRLDEAVVIEHGRIAEVGTADALKKAHPDAVTKDHGTRLITAGFVDPHVHYPQTAMIASWGKRLIDWLNTYTFPEEMKFGDFDYATEIANRYLDLTTAHGTTTMCSFCTIHPESVDAFFTAAQQRGQRVVAGKTCMDRNAPEGLRDTAQTAYDQSAALLEKWHRVDRLSYAITPRFSPTSTPEQLEAMGALWAEHPHCLMQTHLSEQTDEIEWVRSLFPEARDYLDTYEKFGLLGQNGLYGHVIHLEDRERDRLREVDASLIHCPTSNTFIGSGLFDMNGLIHDGHRIGLATDTGGGSSFSMLRTMAAAYEIGQLRGRPLHPAQLLWLGTVGSARSLRMDDCIGNIAQGMEADLVVIDLASTPAIAQREAHAEDVWEAIFPTIMMGDDRAVAEVWIGGQQAA encoded by the coding sequence ATGGCGCAAAAGACGCTTTTGAAAGGGCGTGTTCTGAGTTTCACAGGATCACCCTTCGACGGAGAGCCGACCGAGGCGACCCGGCTGGACGAAGCGGTCGTGATCGAACACGGGCGAATTGCAGAGGTCGGCACCGCCGATGCGCTGAAAAAAGCCCATCCTGACGCAGTCACGAAGGATCACGGAACGCGCCTGATCACGGCTGGGTTCGTCGATCCGCATGTGCATTATCCACAGACAGCGATGATTGCCAGTTGGGGCAAACGGCTGATCGACTGGCTGAACACCTACACCTTCCCGGAAGAGATGAAGTTCGGCGATTTCGACTATGCGACCGAGATCGCCAACCGGTATCTGGACCTGACGACCGCCCACGGCACCACGACCATGTGCAGTTTTTGCACGATTCACCCTGAAAGCGTGGATGCCTTTTTCACCGCGGCGCAACAGCGTGGGCAGCGTGTCGTCGCCGGCAAGACCTGCATGGACCGGAACGCGCCCGAAGGGCTGCGCGACACTGCGCAGACGGCTTACGACCAATCCGCCGCCCTGCTGGAAAAATGGCATCGCGTCGACCGCTTGTCCTATGCGATCACGCCGCGCTTTTCACCGACTTCAACCCCGGAACAGCTCGAGGCCATGGGCGCGCTTTGGGCCGAGCATCCCCATTGTCTCATGCAAACCCACCTGAGCGAGCAAACGGATGAAATCGAATGGGTTCGATCCCTGTTCCCTGAAGCAAGGGATTATCTGGATACCTACGAGAAATTCGGCCTGTTGGGCCAGAACGGCCTGTATGGCCATGTCATCCATCTGGAAGACCGGGAACGGGATCGGCTGCGCGAGGTCGATGCCTCTTTGATCCATTGCCCCACGTCGAACACCTTCATCGGATCGGGATTGTTTGACATGAACGGGCTGATCCATGATGGCCACCGGATCGGTCTGGCCACGGATACCGGCGGCGGGTCCAGCTTTTCGATGCTGCGCACCATGGCCGCCGCCTATGAGATCGGCCAATTGCGCGGCCGCCCCCTGCATCCGGCGCAATTGCTGTGGTTGGGCACGGTCGGATCCGCCCGGAGCCTGCGCATGGACGACTGCATCGGCAACATCGCTCAGGGGATGGAGGCGGATCTGGTCGTGATCGACCTCGCCTCGACCCCCGCCATCGCCCAGCGCGAGGCCCATGCAGAAGACGTTTGGGAAGCGATCTTCCCAACCATCATGATGGGTGATGATCGCGCCGTGGCAGAGGTCTGGATCGGCGGACAGCAGGCGGCTTAG
- a CDS encoding 8-oxoguanine deaminase encodes MTEILLKNADLILTMDESRQELSKADILVRDGQIARIGQRLVTQGEVHDVSGCLVTPGLVNTHHHLYQTLTRAVPGGQDALLFGWLQTLYPIWSRFGPEEMFTSAQIGLAELALSGCTLSSDHLYLYPNGARLEDTIAAASELGMRFHPTRGAMSIGESDGGLPPDHLVENEAAILDDMVRVVDAFHDPSEGAMCRVGLAPCSPFSVSRDLMRDAALLARDKGVMLHTHLAENDEDIAYSQAQFGCRPGQYAEELGWTGPDVWHAHCVKLDGAEIDLFSRSETGVAHCPCSNCRLGSGIAPVRAMRDAGVKVGLGADGSASNDNGNLMLEARQAMLLQRVANGADAMSAREALEIATRGGADVLGRPDCGRLMPGKRADIAVWDTRGIESAGSWDPAALLLAGPMSVKHLFVEGRQIVRDGHITTIDLPRVIERQNTLARALQA; translated from the coding sequence GCAGATCGCCCGGATCGGGCAGCGACTGGTAACACAGGGCGAGGTGCATGATGTTTCGGGCTGTCTGGTGACGCCTGGTCTGGTGAATACCCACCACCATCTTTATCAAACCCTGACACGGGCGGTGCCGGGCGGGCAGGATGCGTTGCTGTTTGGGTGGCTGCAAACGCTCTATCCCATCTGGTCGCGTTTCGGGCCGGAGGAAATGTTCACCTCGGCCCAGATCGGTTTGGCCGAACTGGCGCTGTCGGGGTGCACGCTCAGTTCCGATCACCTTTACCTCTATCCCAACGGCGCGCGGCTTGAAGATACGATCGCGGCCGCGTCCGAGCTGGGGATGCGGTTTCATCCGACACGCGGCGCGATGAGCATCGGCGAGAGCGACGGGGGCCTGCCACCGGATCATCTGGTGGAAAACGAGGCCGCTATTCTGGACGACATGGTACGTGTCGTGGATGCGTTTCACGACCCATCAGAGGGGGCCATGTGCCGCGTCGGCCTTGCCCCGTGTTCACCGTTTTCCGTCAGCCGGGATCTGATGCGCGATGCGGCGTTGCTGGCGCGGGACAAGGGCGTGATGCTGCATACCCATCTGGCCGAGAATGACGAGGATATCGCCTATTCGCAGGCGCAATTCGGCTGCCGCCCGGGGCAATATGCCGAGGAATTGGGCTGGACCGGCCCGGATGTCTGGCACGCCCATTGCGTCAAGCTGGACGGGGCCGAGATTGATCTGTTCTCGCGCTCGGAAACAGGCGTGGCCCATTGCCCCTGTTCAAATTGCCGCCTCGGATCGGGTATCGCACCGGTGCGGGCGATGCGCGATGCGGGCGTCAAGGTCGGCCTCGGTGCCGATGGATCGGCCAGCAATGACAATGGCAACCTCATGCTTGAGGCGCGCCAGGCGATGTTGCTGCAACGGGTCGCCAATGGTGCAGATGCCATGTCGGCCCGCGAAGCGCTTGAGATCGCGACGCGCGGCGGCGCGGATGTGTTGGGACGTCCCGATTGTGGACGGCTGATGCCCGGAAAACGTGCCGATATTGCGGTGTGGGATACCCGCGGCATCGAAAGCGCGGGCAGTTGGGATCCGGCGGCGCTGCTTCTGGCGGGGCCGATGTCTGTGAAACACCTGTTCGTCGAAGGCCGCCAGATCGTGCGTGACGGGCACATAACGACCATCGATCTGCCCCGCGTGATCGAACGCCAGAACACGCTTGCCCGGGCGTTGCAGGCCTAA